From the genome of Gemmatimonadaceae bacterium, one region includes:
- the trpA gene encoding tryptophan synthase subunit alpha, which produces MSATTSSERVAERFAQLRASGRRALVPYITAGHPSPAATMELLRGLEGAGADVIEIGVPFSDPMADGPIIQASSQKALANGMHFDGVLEIVSRARLGIPVILFTYLNPLLAAGRDALTRAAGAGLHGVLVVDLPVGADPEREQWLGEGPLAFIRLVAPTTPPQRMIEIAQHGSGFVYLISRLGVTGVRDQLPTELPETVRRVRQAIELPICVGFGVSRPEQARAVATLADGVVVGSAIVRAADESISSAVSLASSLRAAIDAVSP; this is translated from the coding sequence GTGTCGGCGACTACTTCATCTGAGCGCGTCGCTGAGCGCTTCGCGCAGCTGCGCGCGTCCGGCCGACGCGCGCTCGTACCGTATATCACGGCGGGGCACCCATCGCCGGCGGCGACGATGGAGCTGCTCAGAGGCCTCGAAGGTGCCGGCGCGGACGTCATCGAGATCGGAGTTCCGTTCTCCGATCCAATGGCTGATGGGCCGATCATTCAGGCCAGCTCGCAGAAGGCGCTCGCGAACGGCATGCACTTCGACGGCGTGCTCGAGATCGTCTCGCGCGCACGGCTCGGCATCCCCGTGATCCTGTTCACCTATTTGAACCCACTGCTTGCGGCGGGTCGCGACGCGTTGACCCGCGCTGCGGGAGCGGGCCTGCACGGTGTGCTCGTCGTCGATCTGCCAGTCGGCGCCGATCCCGAGCGCGAGCAGTGGCTCGGCGAGGGCCCGCTGGCGTTCATTCGGCTCGTCGCACCGACGACGCCGCCGCAACGGATGATCGAGATCGCACAGCACGGCAGCGGTTTCGTATATCTGATCAGCCGCCTCGGTGTAACCGGTGTTCGGGATCAGTTGCCGACCGAGCTGCCGGAAACCGTTAGGCGCGTGCGCCAAGCGATTGAGCTGCCGATTTGTGTCGGGTTCGGCGTGTCTCGGCCGGAGCAGGCGCGCGCGGTGGCGACGCTCGCCGACGGTGTCGTCGTTGGGAGCGCGATCGTGCGTGCCGCCGACGAGAGTATCTCGAGTGCGGTGAGCCTGGCGTCGTCGTTGCGCGCGGCCATTGACGCGGTGTCGCCATGA